In Pithys albifrons albifrons isolate INPA30051 chromosome 8, PitAlb_v1, whole genome shotgun sequence, a single window of DNA contains:
- the NIF3L1 gene encoding NIF3-like protein 1, producing the protein MLPLLPGSPLFLRPLLPARAWALPARALMDLRELVSALNDFASPSLAESWDNVGLLVEPSPPHAVNTLFLTNDLTEEVMEEAVQKKAELILSYHPPIFAPLKRVTWGTWKERLVVRALERRIGIYSPHTAYDAAPHGVNNWLAKALGACTSIPLHPSTAPSYPAEGTHRLEFCTGTEHLDAVLSKIKDIQEVSCLTTFPARVEGEEQTRVSLNCSQKALLEVVALLSQNSLLYHKTEILLLQKPLLPHTGMGRLCTLSEPVPLSDIVERIKQHLRLPHVRIAVGRGRTPESPVKTAALCAGSGSSVLKGTKADLYLTGEMSHHDVLDAVANGISVILCEHSNTERGFLSELRDTLGIHLQNKVNIIVSETDRDPLQVV; encoded by the exons ATGCTGCCGCTCCTGCCCGGCTCGCCGCTATTTCTCCGCCCGCTCCTTCCCGCCCGTGCCTGGGCCCTGCCCGCCCGCGCCCTCATGGACCTCAGGGAGCTCGTCTCTGCCCTGAATGACTTCGCATCCCCCTCCCTGGCGGAAAGCTGGGACAATGTGGGACTGCTGGTGGAACCAAGCCCTCCCCATGCTGTGAACACCCTTTTCCTCACGAACGACCTCACCGAGGAGGTGATGGAGGAGGCAGTGCAGAAGAAGGCGGAGCTCATTCTTTCCTACCACCCTCCCATATTCGCGCCCCTGAAGCGGGTGACGTGGGGCACCTGGAAGGAGCGGCTGGTGGTGCGCGCCCTGGAGCGCAGGATCGGCATCTACTCCCCGCACACGGCGTACGATGCGGCTCCGCACGGGGTTAACAACTGGCTGGCAAAGGCACTCG GTGCCTGTACTTCCATCCCACTGCATCCATCGACTGCACCAAGCTACCCAGCTGAGGGCACTCACCGGCTAGAATTCTGCACAGGTACTGAGCATCTGGATGCAGTGCTGTCCAAAATCAAAGACATCCAAGAGGTCTCTTGTCTCACTACTTTCCCAGCCAG GGTTGAAGGTGAGGAGCAGACCCGAGTCAGTTTGAACTGCTCTCAGAAAGCGTTGTTGGAGGTGGTGGCATTATTGTCCCAGAACAGCCTTCTTTATCACAAGACTGAGATTCTCTTGCTACAAAAG CCTCTTCTGCCCCACACTGGAATGGGGCGCCTGTGCACCCTGAGTGAGCCGGTCCCCCTGTCAGACATAGTGGAGCGCATCAAACAGCACCTGCGGCTGCCCCACGTCCGCATCGCcgtgggaaggggcaggacaCCAG AATCACCAGTGAAgacagctgctctgtgtgctggttcTGGGAGCAGCGTCCTGAAGGGAACAAAAGCTGACCTCTACCTTACAG GAGAGATGTCCCACCATGATGTTCTGGATGCAGTTGCCAATGGGATAAGTGTCATTCTGTGTGAGCACAGTAACACCGAGCGAGGCTTCCTGTCAGAGCTGCGTGACACGCTGGGGATCCACCTACAGAACAAAGTCAACATCATTGTGTCTGAGACAGACAGAGATCCTCTCCAGGTGgtatag
- the PPIL3 gene encoding peptidyl-prolyl cis-trans isomerase-like 3 encodes MAVTLHTDVGDIKIELFCERTPKTCENFLALCASNYYNGCVFHRNIKGFMVQTGDPLGTGKGGNSIWGKKFEDEFSEYLKHSVRGVVSMANNGPNTNGSQFFITYGKQPHLDMKYTVFGKVIDGLETLDELEKLPVNEKTYRPLNDVRIKDITIHANPFAL; translated from the exons ATG gCTGTCACGCTGCATACTGATGTGGGAGATATTAAAATTGAACTGTTCTGTGAGCGTACTCCAAAGACTTGTGAA AATTTCCTGGCTCTTTGTGCTAGTAACTACTACAATGGATGCGTATTTCACCGAAATATAAAGGGCTTCATGGTTCAGACAGGGGATCCATTAG gcactgggaaaggaggTAACAGCATCTGGGGCAAGAAGTTTGAAGATGAATTCAGTGAATACCTAAAG CACAGTGTCCGTGGGGTGGTGTCAATGGCAAACAATGGTCCCAACACCAATGGGTCGCAGTTCTTCATCACTTACGGCAAACAGCCACACCTGGACATGAAGTACACCGTGTTTGGCAA AGTTATTGATGGCTTGGAGACCCTGGATGAGCTGGAGAAGCTGCCCGTGAATGAGAAAACCTACCGGCCTCTTAATGACGTTCGCATTAAAGATATTACAATTCATGCCAACCCTTTTGCTCTGTAG
- the CLK1 gene encoding dual specificity protein kinase CLK1 — protein MVAAPVQLTKPQHWSVYRHWIPVHSFCSHSAQMSEWFEYHRHVCIVSELVGLSTSGFNEQNCSLPFKLDHIRWHMRSVNFLHLNKLTYTDLKPENTVFVRSDYEEKYKAKLKCNEHTPINAEIKTVDFGCKVSNHEYQDTLVSARQNKAPEVIPDQQQSVRLISHARFLHAVELCSI, from the exons ATGGTAGCTGCTCCAGTGCAGCTGACAAAGCCCCAGCACTGGAGTGTTTACAGGCACTGGATCCCAGTACACT CCTTTTGTAGTCACTCTGCCCAGATGTCAGAATGGTTTGAGTACCACAGACATGTTTGCATTGTTTCTGAGCTcgtggggctcagcacctcTGGCTTCAATGAACAGAACTGCTCTCTGCCATTTAAGCTGGATCACATTAGATGGCATATGAGATCTGTGAACT TTTTGCATTTGAACAAGTTGACATATACGGATCTGAAGCcagaaaatactgtatttgtGAGGTCTGATtatgaagaaaagtacaaagccAAACTA aaatgcaaTGAACACACACCAATCAATGCAGAGATCAAAACTGTGGACTTTGGATGTAAAGTATCAAACCATGAGTATCAGGACACTTTGGTGTCTGCAAGGCAGAACAAAGCTCCTGAAGTTATCCCAGATCAGCAGCAGTCTGTCAGGCTGATCTCTCATGCAAGGTTTTTACATGCTGTTGAGCTGTGCTCAATATGA